From the genome of Nakamurella flavida, one region includes:
- the efeU gene encoding iron uptake transporter permease EfeU → MLATFVIGLREGLEAALIVGIIAAFLTRSGRRDALVRMWVGVGAAVLLCLAVGIGLQVVNAGLPQRQQEMLECVVAAVAVLMISYMVLWMRRHSRDLRGDLQAAAGSALASGSALALASMAFLAVIREGFETAVFLLAAFQSALSPVEAVVGIVLGLALAIVLGYLIYRGGVRLNLSRFFRITGVVLVLVAGGLVMSTLRAAYEAGWLTGGQQQAVDLSAVARPGSVVESLLTGMLGIRSAMPLVEVLAWVLYVVPMLAVVLWPVKRMPSPAGLRRLLAGVGAGALVLALAFAVLAPSAPAPLVQAGAPAGPAALAGTRATAGQADASVDGTASVQLSGLTAGDTGRLALTPGSTVQAEITATVDGGASTITVPLTVGGADTVGGLAAVDLIGSAAGTALDADAVVAAGLPATVTGTQVAAANGGRFPVGLRSGDADTAMAVAYVDTTQATVRIDPVSGEILGVDLARTTALRVTTPAGSTIPVGDVASLTAGWTEQVRADQVALARAAAGQRDQHQVLGQVVPALVGVFGVTLLIAAALVGRRRSRVVTGSGPAPDRRPPVAASPQIPAPSVTRS, encoded by the coding sequence ATGCTCGCGACGTTCGTGATCGGGCTCCGCGAGGGCCTCGAGGCCGCGCTCATCGTCGGCATCATCGCCGCGTTCCTGACCCGCAGCGGCCGTCGCGACGCGCTGGTGCGGATGTGGGTCGGAGTGGGCGCCGCGGTGCTGCTCTGCCTGGCCGTCGGCATCGGGTTGCAGGTCGTCAACGCCGGTCTCCCGCAGCGCCAGCAGGAGATGCTCGAGTGCGTGGTGGCCGCGGTCGCCGTGCTGATGATCAGCTACATGGTGCTGTGGATGCGGCGGCACAGCCGGGACCTGCGCGGCGATCTCCAGGCCGCCGCCGGATCGGCGCTGGCCAGTGGGTCGGCGCTGGCCCTGGCGTCGATGGCCTTCCTGGCCGTCATCCGGGAGGGCTTCGAGACGGCGGTCTTCCTGCTCGCCGCGTTCCAGTCCGCGCTGTCGCCCGTCGAGGCCGTCGTCGGCATCGTGCTCGGGCTCGCCCTGGCGATCGTGCTCGGCTACCTCATCTACCGCGGCGGGGTCCGGCTCAACCTCTCCCGCTTCTTCCGCATCACCGGGGTGGTGCTGGTACTGGTGGCCGGCGGCCTGGTGATGAGCACCCTGCGCGCGGCCTACGAGGCCGGCTGGCTCACCGGCGGCCAGCAGCAGGCGGTCGACCTGTCCGCCGTGGCCCGGCCCGGTTCGGTCGTGGAGTCCCTGCTCACCGGGATGCTCGGCATCCGCTCGGCGATGCCCCTGGTCGAGGTGCTGGCCTGGGTGCTCTACGTCGTGCCGATGCTGGCCGTCGTGCTCTGGCCGGTGAAGCGCATGCCGAGCCCGGCCGGTCTGCGGCGGCTGCTCGCCGGGGTCGGCGCCGGCGCCCTGGTGCTCGCGCTGGCCTTCGCCGTGCTGGCGCCGTCCGCCCCCGCCCCGCTGGTGCAGGCGGGCGCCCCGGCCGGACCGGCCGCGCTGGCCGGCACCCGGGCGACCGCCGGCCAGGCCGACGCGAGCGTCGACGGGACGGCGTCGGTGCAGCTGTCCGGTCTGACCGCCGGCGACACCGGCCGCCTCGCGCTCACCCCCGGTAGCACCGTGCAGGCCGAGATCACCGCCACCGTCGACGGCGGGGCGTCCACCATCACCGTGCCCCTGACGGTCGGCGGGGCGGACACCGTCGGCGGCCTCGCCGCGGTCGACCTGATCGGCTCTGCGGCGGGGACGGCCCTGGACGCCGACGCTGTCGTGGCGGCCGGTCTGCCCGCCACGGTGACCGGCACCCAGGTGGCTGCGGCCAACGGCGGCCGCTTCCCGGTCGGCCTCCGGTCGGGCGACGCCGACACCGCGATGGCCGTCGCCTACGTCGACACCACGCAGGCGACCGTCCGCATCGACCCGGTCTCCGGCGAGATCCTCGGCGTCGACCTGGCCCGGACCACCGCACTGCGGGTGACCACCCCGGCCGGCAGCACCATCCCCGTCGGCGACGTCGCCTCGCTCACCGCGGGCTGGACCGAGCAGGTGCGCGCCGACCAGGTCGCGCTGGCCCGGGCCGCCGCCGGCCAGCGGGATCAGCACCAGGTGCTCGGTCAGGTCGTCCCCGCCCTGGTCGGGGTGTTCGGGGTGACCCTGCTGATCGCCGCCGCCCTCGTCGGCCGCCGCCGGTCCCGCGTCGTCACCGGGTCCGGGCCCGCTCCCGACCGACGGCCGCCCGTCGCGGCTTCCCCGCAGATCCCGGCGCCGAGCGTCACCCGCTCCTGA
- a CDS encoding TerC family protein encodes MTVSPVIWIATIVAIAALLLFDFIFHVRKAHTPTLKEAAIWSSIYVGLAIVFGIGVWVFGGSTMGSEYFAGYVTEKALSVDNLFVFLIIMTSFKVPREDQQKVLLFGIVFSLIARTGFIFLGAALINSFAWVFYLFGLVLLLTAGNLLKPSGHEDDSADNFLIRLTRKIFHTTDYYDGDKLFTLQNGKRALTPMLLVMVAIGATDILFALDSIPAIFGLTQNTFIVFTATAFSLMGLRQLFFLIDGLLDRLIYLSYGLAAILGFIGVKLILHALHENNLPFINGGEPVGVIEISTGLSLSVILGVLIITVLASLLSPKGKALNAITEAKVHAQNYLNPEYTDDPAERARVWDSFVKEEAAIKALPEEKRKFIREEHDFMELLSKAHDEHDRQTAR; translated from the coding sequence ATGACCGTGTCCCCCGTCATCTGGATCGCCACCATCGTGGCGATCGCAGCTCTCCTGCTGTTCGATTTCATCTTCCACGTGCGCAAGGCGCACACCCCGACGCTCAAGGAAGCGGCCATCTGGTCGAGCATCTACGTCGGTCTGGCCATCGTGTTCGGCATCGGCGTCTGGGTCTTCGGTGGCAGCACCATGGGCTCGGAGTACTTCGCCGGGTATGTCACCGAGAAGGCCCTCTCGGTGGACAACCTGTTCGTCTTCCTGATCATCATGACCAGCTTCAAGGTGCCCCGCGAGGACCAGCAGAAGGTGCTGCTGTTCGGCATCGTCTTCTCGCTGATCGCCCGGACCGGGTTCATCTTCCTGGGCGCCGCGCTCATCAACAGCTTCGCCTGGGTGTTCTACCTGTTCGGCCTGGTCCTGCTGCTCACCGCCGGGAACCTGCTCAAGCCCAGCGGCCACGAGGACGACTCCGCTGACAACTTCCTGATCCGGCTCACCCGCAAGATCTTCCACACCACCGACTACTACGACGGCGACAAGCTGTTCACCCTGCAGAACGGCAAGCGGGCGCTAACCCCGATGCTGCTGGTCATGGTGGCCATCGGCGCGACCGACATCCTGTTCGCGCTCGACTCCATCCCGGCCATCTTCGGGCTCACCCAGAACACCTTCATCGTGTTCACCGCGACCGCGTTCTCGCTGATGGGCCTGCGCCAGCTGTTCTTCCTGATCGACGGCCTGCTCGACCGGCTCATCTACCTGTCCTACGGGCTGGCGGCGATCCTCGGCTTCATCGGCGTCAAGCTGATCCTGCACGCGCTGCACGAGAACAACCTGCCGTTCATCAACGGTGGGGAGCCGGTCGGCGTCATCGAGATCAGCACCGGCCTGTCCCTCTCGGTCATCCTGGGCGTCCTGATCATCACCGTCCTGGCGTCGCTGCTCAGCCCCAAGGGCAAGGCCCTGAACGCGATCACCGAGGCCAAGGTGCACGCCCAGAACTACCTGAACCCGGAGTACACCGACGACCCGGCCGAGCGCGCCCGCGTCTGGGACTCCTTCGTCAAGGAGGAGGCGGCGATCAAGGCGCTTCCCGAGGAGAAGCGCAAGTTCATCCGCGAGGAACACGACTTCATGGAGCTGCTCAGCAAGGCGCACGACGAGCACGACCGGCAGACCGCCCGCTGA
- the efeO gene encoding iron uptake system protein EfeO → MRIHRPGSVRRPVAVTAAALTALTLAACGSSPAASTGAATSAATSAAESSGGAGSTGSSTPAVDGQVTVTVSDADGCTASPDTVPAGPVTFTVTNLDAVGVTEVELVSDQRIVGERENLAPGFDSTFSARLDGGSYEIYCPGGSTERRAFTVTGGQAQEQGGDVGALLTQATVDYATYVDDQIEFLLPPVQELADAIRAGDLAAAQQAYAKARPFYERIEPVAESFPDLDPAIDLREGDVEAGTPWTGFHPIEKALFVDRTTDGLTELADQLVADCAELQSKAAELSAATTAGSGGYQAFEIANGASGLLDEVLASKITGEEEAYSRIDLLDFEANVEGSLQAFATLKPALDVIDPTLVPQISSQFDALTTTLSAYRDPAALGGWRPYDQLTTEDKKTLTDALLAVQEPLSAISAKITT, encoded by the coding sequence ATGCGCATCCACCGTCCCGGCTCCGTCCGGCGCCCCGTCGCCGTCACGGCCGCCGCCCTGACCGCCCTCACCCTGGCAGCCTGCGGGTCGAGCCCGGCCGCCTCCACCGGCGCGGCCACCTCGGCGGCCACGTCCGCCGCGGAGTCGTCCGGCGGGGCCGGCTCGACCGGGAGCTCGACGCCGGCCGTGGACGGTCAGGTCACGGTGACCGTCTCCGACGCGGACGGCTGCACCGCCAGCCCGGACACCGTGCCGGCCGGCCCCGTCACCTTCACGGTCACCAACCTGGACGCGGTGGGGGTGACCGAGGTCGAACTGGTCTCCGACCAGCGCATCGTCGGCGAGCGGGAGAACCTGGCGCCCGGCTTCGACAGCACCTTCTCCGCCCGGCTCGACGGCGGCTCCTACGAGATCTACTGCCCGGGCGGGTCCACCGAGCGCCGGGCGTTCACGGTGACCGGCGGACAGGCGCAGGAGCAGGGCGGTGACGTGGGCGCCCTGCTCACCCAGGCCACCGTCGACTACGCCACCTACGTCGACGACCAGATCGAGTTCCTGCTGCCGCCCGTGCAGGAGCTGGCCGACGCGATCCGGGCCGGTGACCTGGCCGCCGCCCAGCAGGCGTACGCCAAGGCCCGCCCGTTCTACGAGCGCATCGAGCCCGTCGCGGAGTCGTTCCCCGACCTGGACCCGGCCATCGACCTGCGTGAGGGCGACGTCGAGGCCGGCACCCCGTGGACCGGTTTCCACCCCATCGAGAAGGCGTTGTTCGTCGACCGGACCACCGACGGACTGACCGAACTGGCCGACCAGCTCGTGGCCGACTGCGCCGAGCTGCAGAGCAAGGCGGCCGAGCTGTCCGCGGCCACCACCGCCGGCTCCGGCGGCTACCAGGCCTTCGAGATCGCCAACGGTGCCTCCGGCCTGCTCGACGAGGTGCTGGCCTCCAAGATCACCGGCGAGGAGGAGGCCTACAGCCGTATCGACCTGCTCGACTTCGAGGCCAACGTGGAGGGTTCGCTGCAGGCCTTCGCCACCCTGAAGCCCGCGTTGGACGTCATCGACCCGACCCTGGTCCCGCAGATCTCGTCCCAGTTCGACGCGCTGACCACGACCCTGTCCGCCTACCGCGACCCGGCGGCGCTGGGTGGCTGGCGGCCGTACGACCAGCTCACGACCGAGGACAAGAAGACGCTGACCGACGCCCTGCTCGCCGTGCAGGAGCCGCTGTCGGCGATCTCGGCCAAGATCACCACCTGA
- a CDS encoding VanW family protein, with product MSDDRVPGPIDHESPEPDRPAQGDGTVPVQDAAADPSVGQGEPDRSDEPGGTSARRRPGVVVAAVVGALVGVVALLYLINLGTTSGEIERNTSIGGVQVGGLTPEEARTQLADHLGGDTYGASVTLQTASGPVEFVPQDNGLTYDVAATVAAAPLRAADPVSWVRSFFTERTVDAQVGIDDAAFTGWLTSTAAATDVAAVEGDVRLDGTTVVQVDPVVGSAIDVPAAAAALEQAWRAGPQAFQAATLPLVQSPVRAGAQATQAAADQLRAAVSAPLVLDAGGTTVERTAADIAAVTTVTPDAADGFTVAVDTATLRAPVTPQVEATQTAPADASVAIVADAPVITPSTDGRTVDWNATQAAMSGAVLAADPAARAVPVVYVSAAPALSTAQVQALGINEVIGEFTTGGFASNSGENIRVVAEKVNGAIVQPGATFSLNDFTGQRTSAEGYVPAAVIQEGRISSAVGGGISQFSTTLYNAGYFAGMGDVTHTPHSFYISRYPPGREATVYDGEIDMAFSNDYPTGVLIQTIWTPDDITVRLWGTKHVEVESVTGDRFDTTPPERVVIPYGESCSASGGTNGFSIVDTRIIRDLNGAEIRRENFTTVYNGQQNIVCAPAPARATPSTTAAPTTAAEVPPAAAGG from the coding sequence TTGAGCGACGATCGAGTGCCCGGGCCCATCGACCACGAGAGCCCGGAACCCGACCGCCCGGCGCAGGGGGACGGCACCGTCCCGGTGCAGGATGCGGCAGCCGATCCGTCCGTCGGACAGGGCGAGCCGGATCGGTCGGACGAGCCCGGCGGCACGTCCGCCCGCCGCCGTCCCGGGGTCGTCGTCGCCGCCGTGGTCGGGGCGCTGGTGGGTGTGGTGGCCCTGCTCTACCTCATCAACCTGGGCACGACCAGCGGCGAGATCGAACGCAACACGAGCATCGGCGGCGTGCAGGTCGGCGGTCTCACCCCCGAGGAGGCCCGGACCCAGCTCGCCGACCACCTCGGCGGCGACACGTACGGCGCCTCGGTGACCCTGCAGACGGCGTCCGGCCCGGTCGAGTTCGTCCCGCAGGACAACGGTCTGACCTACGACGTCGCGGCGACCGTGGCCGCCGCGCCGCTGCGCGCCGCCGACCCGGTGTCCTGGGTGCGGTCCTTCTTCACCGAGCGGACGGTCGACGCGCAGGTCGGCATCGACGACGCCGCCTTCACCGGCTGGCTGACCAGCACGGCCGCGGCGACCGATGTCGCGGCCGTGGAGGGGGACGTCCGGCTGGACGGCACCACCGTCGTGCAGGTCGATCCGGTCGTCGGGTCGGCCATCGACGTGCCGGCGGCCGCCGCAGCACTCGAGCAGGCCTGGCGGGCCGGCCCGCAGGCGTTCCAGGCGGCCACCCTGCCCCTGGTCCAGTCGCCCGTCCGGGCCGGGGCGCAGGCCACGCAGGCGGCGGCCGATCAGCTGCGTGCCGCGGTCTCCGCACCGCTGGTGCTGGACGCCGGTGGCACGACGGTGGAGCGGACCGCCGCGGACATCGCCGCGGTCACCACCGTCACCCCGGACGCCGCGGACGGGTTCACCGTCGCGGTCGACACCGCCACCCTCCGCGCCCCGGTCACCCCCCAGGTCGAGGCCACGCAGACCGCCCCGGCCGATGCGTCGGTGGCCATCGTCGCCGACGCCCCCGTCATCACCCCCAGCACGGACGGCCGCACCGTCGACTGGAACGCCACCCAGGCGGCGATGTCCGGTGCCGTCCTGGCGGCCGACCCCGCGGCGCGCGCCGTCCCGGTGGTCTACGTGTCCGCGGCGCCGGCGCTGAGCACCGCACAGGTCCAGGCGCTGGGGATCAACGAGGTGATCGGCGAGTTCACCACCGGCGGCTTCGCGTCGAACTCCGGCGAGAACATCCGGGTGGTGGCCGAGAAGGTGAACGGCGCCATCGTGCAGCCGGGCGCCACGTTCTCCCTGAACGACTTCACCGGCCAGCGGACCAGCGCCGAGGGCTACGTGCCGGCCGCGGTCATCCAGGAGGGCCGCATCTCCAGCGCGGTCGGCGGCGGCATCAGCCAGTTCTCCACCACGCTCTACAACGCCGGGTACTTCGCCGGCATGGGCGACGTGACGCACACGCCGCACTCGTTCTACATCTCCCGGTACCCCCCGGGCCGGGAGGCGACCGTCTACGACGGCGAGATCGACATGGCCTTCTCCAACGACTACCCGACCGGCGTCCTCATCCAGACCATCTGGACCCCGGACGACATCACCGTCCGGCTGTGGGGGACCAAGCACGTCGAGGTCGAGTCCGTCACCGGCGACCGGTTCGACACGACCCCGCCGGAACGCGTCGTGATCCCCTACGGCGAATCGTGCAGCGCCTCGGGCGGGACGAACGGCTTCTCGATCGTGGACACCCGGATCATCCGGGACCTCAACGGCGCGGAGATCCGCCGCGAGAACTTCACCACCGTCTACAACGGCCAGCAGAACATCGTCTGCGCCCCGGCGCCGGCGCGCGCCACGCCCTCCACGACGGCGGCGCCGACCACCGCCGCCGAGGTCCCGCCGGCCGCGGCGGGCGGCTGA
- a CDS encoding peptide deformylase translates to MSIRRIVIVGEPVLHRPTRPVTVFDQELADFVEDLFDTNTAANGAGLAANQVGDDRRVFVYDCPDGGERRRGYVVNPSITTSGVPETMPDPDDDYEGCLSVPGENFPTGRAESATVTGVDVHGEPVEVSGTGFFARCLQHEVDHLDGFLYLDRLVGRNARAGKRAVRDNGWGVPGLSWLPGSDPDPFGH, encoded by the coding sequence ATGAGCATTCGCCGCATCGTGATCGTCGGGGAGCCCGTGCTGCACCGGCCCACCCGCCCGGTCACCGTCTTCGACCAGGAGCTGGCCGACTTCGTCGAGGACCTCTTCGACACCAACACCGCGGCCAACGGGGCCGGACTCGCAGCCAACCAGGTCGGCGACGACCGCCGGGTGTTCGTCTACGACTGCCCGGACGGCGGCGAGCGCCGCCGCGGCTACGTGGTGAACCCGAGCATCACCACCTCCGGGGTGCCGGAGACCATGCCCGACCCGGACGACGACTACGAGGGCTGCCTCTCGGTGCCGGGCGAGAACTTCCCCACCGGGCGGGCCGAGTCGGCCACCGTGACCGGGGTCGACGTGCACGGCGAGCCGGTCGAGGTGTCCGGCACCGGGTTCTTCGCGCGCTGCCTGCAGCACGAGGTCGACCACCTCGACGGGTTCCTCTACCTGGACCGCCTCGTCGGCCGGAACGCCCGGGCCGGCAAGCGGGCGGTGCGGGACAACGGCTGGGGCGTGCCCGGGCTCTCCTGGCTGCCCGGGTCGGATCCGGACCCGTTCGGCCACTGA
- the efeB gene encoding iron uptake transporter deferrochelatase/peroxidase subunit, translating into MSPTREPGPSRRRFLGGAAAATAGLAVGGAAGFGIREATAAPVAQAATADLGAASVDRAAAVVPFYGSTQAGITTAQQERLMFASLDVTTTDVQELARMLGRWAAMAARFTAGRPVSDSPVRDEQPPFDTGEAEDLGPHSLTITVGFGPSLFDDRFGLADRMPPELTPFGTIPGDAVMKPGLSDGDLCIQACADDPQVVFHAIRNMVRAARGTAVLRWSQLGFGRASATGAGQVTPRNLFGFKDGTNNIHADDVTAVQEQVFVPAAADAGPTAWMAGGSYLVARKIRMEIESWDTDPLTDQERIFGRTKSSGAPLTGGEEFTPIDFAAQADGKPVIDVASHVRLAAPETNGGARLLRRGYNYTDGQDPDTGKLAAGLFFIAFQRDPQTQFKAIQTRLGRSDALNEYIAHIGGGLWACPPGVSGAGDWFGKGLLGDLV; encoded by the coding sequence ATGAGCCCCACCCGCGAACCCGGGCCGTCCCGCCGCCGCTTCCTCGGTGGTGCCGCAGCGGCGACCGCCGGTCTGGCCGTCGGCGGCGCCGCCGGCTTCGGGATCCGGGAGGCCACCGCCGCCCCGGTGGCGCAGGCCGCGACGGCGGACCTGGGTGCGGCGTCGGTGGACCGGGCGGCCGCGGTGGTGCCGTTCTACGGCTCGACCCAGGCGGGCATCACCACCGCGCAGCAGGAACGGTTGATGTTCGCCTCGCTGGACGTGACGACGACCGACGTGCAGGAGTTGGCGCGCATGCTCGGCCGGTGGGCGGCGATGGCGGCCCGGTTCACCGCGGGGAGGCCGGTCAGCGATTCCCCGGTGCGCGACGAGCAGCCGCCGTTCGACACCGGCGAGGCGGAGGATCTCGGCCCGCACTCGCTGACCATCACGGTGGGGTTCGGGCCGTCGCTGTTCGACGACCGGTTCGGCCTGGCCGACCGGATGCCCCCCGAGCTGACGCCGTTCGGCACCATCCCGGGTGACGCGGTGATGAAGCCGGGTCTGTCCGACGGCGATCTGTGCATCCAGGCCTGCGCCGATGATCCGCAGGTGGTGTTCCACGCGATCCGCAACATGGTGCGCGCGGCGCGCGGCACGGCGGTGCTGCGCTGGTCCCAGCTCGGCTTCGGGCGCGCCTCGGCCACCGGGGCGGGCCAGGTGACGCCGCGCAATCTGTTCGGGTTCAAGGACGGCACCAACAACATCCACGCCGACGACGTGACCGCCGTGCAGGAGCAGGTGTTCGTGCCCGCCGCCGCGGACGCCGGTCCGACGGCGTGGATGGCCGGCGGCTCCTACCTGGTCGCGCGGAAGATCCGGATGGAGATCGAGTCCTGGGACACCGACCCGTTGACCGACCAGGAGCGCATCTTCGGGCGGACGAAGTCCAGCGGTGCCCCGTTGACCGGCGGTGAGGAGTTCACCCCGATCGACTTCGCCGCCCAGGCCGACGGCAAGCCGGTCATCGACGTGGCCTCCCACGTGCGGCTGGCCGCCCCCGAGACCAACGGCGGGGCGCGGTTGCTGCGGCGCGGGTACAACTACACCGACGGACAGGACCCGGATACCGGGAAGCTGGCCGCCGGGCTCTTCTTCATCGCGTTCCAGCGAGATCCGCAGACCCAGTTCAAGGCCATCCAGACCCGCCTCGGCCGGTCCGACGCCCTGAACGAGTACATCGCGCACATCGGCGGCGGCCTGTGGGCCTGCCCGCCCGGGGTGAGCGGAGCGGGCGACTGGTTCGGCAAGGGTCTGCTCGGCGACCTGGTCTGA
- a CDS encoding helix-turn-helix domain-containing protein yields the protein MSQAYDAHTQELFAAAVCRALRESRRRQKLTQADVAQRTGGLVSKAALANYETGHRSLRIDVLWVIARALGEDLGGLLNMAERGIGRWQSTAGTGSVTVDIDEVMEAEDPRLAPVRRWFELRSGGGSASAMTLDDGAILALAALMNVSPAECREILVGTAAEAGGAPVPLPEQDSGPVAGRHGDDVAERTGFRGEPAAI from the coding sequence GTGTCACAGGCGTACGACGCGCACACACAGGAGCTGTTCGCTGCAGCTGTCTGTCGCGCGTTACGCGAGTCCCGGCGTCGGCAGAAGCTGACGCAGGCGGACGTCGCACAGCGCACCGGGGGGCTGGTGAGCAAGGCGGCATTGGCGAACTACGAGACGGGTCACCGCTCGTTGCGGATCGACGTGCTGTGGGTGATCGCCCGGGCACTGGGGGAGGACCTGGGCGGTCTGCTCAACATGGCCGAACGGGGTATCGGCCGGTGGCAGAGCACCGCCGGAACCGGGTCGGTGACGGTCGACATCGACGAGGTGATGGAGGCGGAGGATCCGCGTCTCGCGCCCGTCCGTCGGTGGTTCGAGCTGCGGTCCGGTGGGGGGTCGGCCTCGGCGATGACGTTGGACGACGGCGCCATCCTGGCCCTGGCCGCCCTGATGAACGTGTCTCCGGCCGAGTGCCGGGAGATCCTCGTGGGCACCGCGGCGGAGGCCGGCGGTGCGCCGGTGCCGCTCCCGGAGCAGGACTCCGGGCCCGTCGCCGGTCGGCACGGGGACGATGTGGCCGAGCGCACCGGCTTCCGGGGGGAACCGGCCGCGATCTGA